One genomic window of Sodaliphilus pleomorphus includes the following:
- a CDS encoding ribonuclease HII produces MELQRYIVEGRIEAGCDEAGRGPLAGPVTAAAVILPPHFHNDIINDSKRLSEKKRNALRPVIEAQALAWAVAWVWPEEIDRINILNASILAMHRALDALKVRPEFVMVDGNRFKPYGDIPYETIVKGDGKMMPIAAASILAKTHRDEYMRKIAQEYPQYGWEHNMGYPTRSHYAAIARYGITPYHRKSFALSKQLSLFDDDERLA; encoded by the coding sequence ATGGAACTGCAACGATACATCGTGGAGGGACGCATCGAGGCGGGCTGCGACGAGGCGGGCCGCGGACCGCTAGCGGGCCCTGTGACGGCCGCCGCCGTGATACTGCCGCCCCACTTCCACAACGACATCATCAACGACAGCAAGCGCCTGAGCGAGAAGAAGCGCAACGCCTTGCGCCCCGTGATCGAGGCCCAGGCCCTGGCTTGGGCTGTGGCCTGGGTGTGGCCCGAGGAGATCGACCGCATCAACATTCTCAACGCCTCGATACTGGCCATGCACCGCGCCCTCGACGCGCTCAAGGTGCGGCCCGAGTTTGTCATGGTCGACGGCAACCGCTTCAAGCCCTACGGCGACATCCCCTACGAGACCATCGTGAAGGGCGACGGCAAGATGATGCCCATAGCGGCAGCCTCGATACTGGCCAAGACGCACCGCGACGAGTACATGCGCAAGATTGCACAGGAGTATCCGCAATACGGCTGGGAGCACAACATGGGCTATCCCACGCGGAGCCACTATGCCGCCATTGCCCGCTACGGCATCACGCCCTATCACCGCAAGAGCTTCGCGCTGAGCAAGCAGCTCAGCCTCTTCGACGACGACGAGCGGCTGGCATAG
- a CDS encoding heavy metal translocating P-type ATPase: MEKENKVKLVRIVLSAVLLAAAWALERCTALPMWQLLLVYMVPYLVAGYDVLLESGENIAHGEVFDEDFLMAVATMGALAIGFLPGAENQFPEAVFVMIFFQVGELFEDIAEGRSRRSIAQLMDLRPDTAHVVRSGRELTVAPGEVQVGETLVVKPGEKVPVDGVVLEGRSSLDTVALTGESVPRSVAEGDTVVSGCVNLTGVLKVRAAKAYGESTASKILELVENASSHKSHSESFIARFARVYTPVVVGLALLLAVVPSVVTGQWATWVYRGLVFLVVSCPCALVISVPLTFFSGIGGASRLGVLVKGANYLEALARVGIVVFDKTGTLTKGTFEVTAVHPDKIDERQLLHLAAHVERYSNHPIALSLRNAYPDEADGCKVDDVQEMPGLGVHAMVNGETVNVGNEKLMASLGIEVCHCDKCKSGAGTVIHVAIGNRYAGHIVISDRVKDDAALAVARLKQAGVKKTVMLTGDYEQVGAAVARQLGLDEYHAQLMPADKVAQVERLLASKTGHDTLAMVGDGINDAPVLARADLGIAMGAMGSDAAIEAADVVLMDDKPSKIAVGIQVAKRTLRIARENVVFSIGVKAVILLLAALGMAGMALAVFGDVGVLVLAVLNATRALHTGGHAMPAARRRRRG; this comes from the coding sequence ATGGAAAAAGAAAACAAAGTGAAGCTGGTACGCATCGTGCTATCGGCTGTGTTGCTGGCCGCGGCCTGGGCTCTGGAGCGGTGCACGGCACTGCCCATGTGGCAGCTGCTGCTCGTGTACATGGTGCCCTACTTGGTGGCCGGCTACGACGTGCTGCTGGAATCGGGCGAGAACATTGCCCACGGCGAGGTCTTCGACGAGGACTTTCTCATGGCTGTGGCCACGATGGGGGCCCTGGCCATTGGTTTCCTGCCCGGGGCCGAGAACCAGTTTCCCGAGGCAGTGTTTGTGATGATATTCTTCCAGGTGGGTGAGCTCTTTGAAGACATTGCCGAGGGGCGCAGCCGCCGCTCGATAGCCCAGCTCATGGACTTGCGTCCCGACACGGCCCACGTGGTGCGCTCGGGCCGGGAGCTCACGGTGGCCCCTGGCGAGGTGCAGGTGGGTGAGACGCTGGTGGTGAAGCCTGGCGAGAAGGTGCCTGTCGACGGCGTGGTGCTTGAGGGCCGCTCAAGCCTCGACACGGTGGCGCTCACGGGCGAGAGCGTGCCGCGCAGTGTGGCCGAGGGCGACACGGTGGTGTCGGGGTGCGTCAACCTCACGGGAGTGCTCAAGGTGCGTGCCGCCAAGGCCTATGGCGAGTCGACGGCCAGCAAGATCCTCGAGCTGGTGGAAAACGCCAGCTCCCACAAGTCGCACAGCGAGAGCTTCATCGCCCGTTTTGCGAGGGTCTACACGCCGGTGGTGGTGGGCCTCGCCCTGCTGCTGGCCGTGGTGCCGTCGGTTGTGACGGGGCAGTGGGCCACGTGGGTGTACCGCGGGCTCGTGTTTCTGGTGGTGTCGTGTCCTTGCGCCCTGGTCATCTCGGTGCCGCTCACGTTTTTCAGCGGCATTGGCGGGGCTTCGCGCCTGGGCGTGCTGGTGAAGGGGGCCAACTATCTTGAGGCCCTGGCCCGTGTGGGCATTGTGGTGTTTGACAAGACGGGCACCTTGACCAAGGGCACCTTTGAGGTCACTGCCGTGCATCCCGACAAGATCGACGAGCGGCAGCTGCTGCACCTGGCGGCCCATGTGGAGCGCTACAGCAACCACCCCATAGCCCTGTCGCTGCGCAATGCCTATCCCGACGAGGCCGACGGGTGCAAGGTAGACGATGTGCAGGAAATGCCTGGCTTGGGTGTGCATGCCATGGTCAACGGCGAGACGGTGAATGTGGGCAACGAGAAGCTCATGGCCTCGCTGGGCATCGAGGTGTGCCATTGCGACAAGTGCAAGAGCGGCGCCGGCACGGTGATACACGTGGCCATAGGCAACCGCTATGCCGGCCACATCGTCATCAGCGACCGTGTGAAAGACGATGCCGCCCTGGCCGTGGCCCGGCTCAAGCAAGCCGGCGTGAAGAAGACGGTGATGCTCACTGGCGACTATGAGCAGGTGGGCGCTGCCGTGGCCCGGCAACTGGGGCTCGACGAGTATCACGCCCAGCTCATGCCTGCCGACAAGGTGGCCCAGGTGGAGCGCTTGCTGGCCTCGAAGACCGGCCACGACACACTCGCCATGGTGGGCGACGGCATCAACGACGCCCCTGTGCTGGCCCGTGCCGACCTGGGCATCGCCATGGGCGCCATGGGCAGCGATGCCGCCATCGAGGCGGCCGACGTGGTGCTCATGGACGACAAGCCGTCGAAGATTGCCGTCGGCATCCAAGTGGCCAAGCGCACGCTGCGCATTGCCCGCGAGAACGTCGTGTTCTCGATAGGCGTGAAGGCTGTCATCCTGCTGCTTGCCGCGCTGGGCATGGCAGGCATGGCCCTTGCCGTGTTTGGCGACGTGGGCGTGCTCGTGCTTGCTGTGCTCAATGCCACGCGTGCCCTGCACACAGGAGGGCACGCTATGCCAGCCGCTCGTCGTCGTCGAAGAGGCTGA
- the gap gene encoding type I glyceraldehyde-3-phosphate dehydrogenase yields the protein MANVKVAINGFGRIGRLAFRQMFAAPGYDVVAINDLTSPKMLAQLLKYDTTHGGYQGIIGGEKKHTVEYKDAQYAEDGRTVTVPGSITVDGKEITIYAKPNAAELPWGELDVDVVLECTGFYTSKAKSEAHLKAGAKKVVISAPAGNDLKTIVFNVNHKTLTADDKIISAASCTTNCLAPMAQALNNVYPIQTGIMQTIHAYTGDQMILDGPQRKGNLRRSRAGACNITPASSGAAKAIGLVLPELNGKLIGAAQRVPVPDGSTTLLYAVVKGKDVTVEKINEAMKAAANESFGYNDEEIVSSDILGMRYGSLFDATQTMVVKIDDDTYEVQVVSWYDNENSYTSQMVRTIKYFAELK from the coding sequence ATGGCAAATGTTAAAGTAGCTATCAATGGTTTCGGTCGCATCGGCCGTCTCGCATTCCGCCAGATGTTCGCAGCTCCTGGCTATGATGTTGTTGCTATCAACGACTTGACCAGCCCCAAGATGCTGGCTCAGCTCTTGAAGTATGATACCACTCACGGTGGTTATCAGGGCATCATCGGTGGCGAGAAGAAGCACACCGTAGAGTACAAGGACGCTCAGTATGCTGAGGACGGCCGCACGGTCACTGTTCCTGGCTCTATCACTGTCGACGGCAAGGAGATCACCATCTATGCTAAGCCTAACGCAGCTGAACTGCCTTGGGGAGAACTCGATGTCGACGTTGTTCTCGAGTGCACTGGTTTCTATACATCTAAGGCCAAGTCGGAGGCTCACCTGAAGGCTGGCGCCAAGAAGGTTGTGATCTCGGCTCCTGCCGGCAACGACCTGAAGACAATCGTCTTCAACGTGAACCACAAGACGCTCACCGCCGACGACAAGATCATCAGCGCAGCATCTTGCACCACCAACTGCCTCGCACCTATGGCTCAGGCTCTGAACAACGTGTATCCTATCCAGACCGGTATCATGCAGACCATCCACGCCTACACAGGCGACCAGATGATCCTCGACGGTCCTCAGCGCAAGGGCAACCTGCGTCGCAGCCGTGCCGGTGCTTGCAACATCACTCCTGCTTCGTCGGGCGCTGCCAAGGCTATCGGCCTGGTTCTGCCTGAGCTCAACGGCAAGCTCATCGGCGCTGCACAGCGCGTGCCTGTGCCCGATGGCTCTACTACTCTGCTCTATGCCGTTGTCAAGGGCAAGGATGTGACTGTTGAGAAGATCAACGAGGCTATGAAGGCCGCTGCCAACGAGAGCTTCGGCTACAACGACGAGGAAATCGTTTCGAGCGATATCCTGGGCATGCGCTACGGCTCGCTCTTCGACGCTACTCAGACTATGGTGGTGAAGATCGACGACGACACCTATGAGGTGCAGGTTGTTTCGTGGTACGACAATGAGAACTCTTACACTTCTCAAATGGTGCGCACCATCAAGTACTTCGCCGAGCTCAAATAA
- a CDS encoding restriction endonuclease subunit S yields the protein MSNISEKLWKDFLLTDFFVLEKGNQNNMASLKLGNIPLVSAKKCDNGYKDFVAPNKKKLYKGGIITLNNDGDGGAGIAYYQPYTMALDSHVTALIPKLLMNRHHLLFVAMCITKQRNRFGHGYSLNSNRLRSFRFMLPVDKQGIYPDWQFMEDYMKTKEQQILKPTIEKLCKHLIINNIIMGGGG from the coding sequence ATGAGTAACATAAGCGAAAAGTTGTGGAAAGACTTTCTTCTAACAGACTTTTTCGTTCTCGAAAAAGGAAATCAAAATAATATGGCGTCTTTGAAACTTGGGAATATACCTTTGGTTTCTGCAAAGAAATGTGATAATGGATATAAAGATTTTGTTGCTCCTAATAAGAAGAAACTTTATAAAGGCGGCATTATCACTTTGAATAACGACGGAGATGGCGGCGCGGGTATAGCCTATTATCAACCATATACAATGGCTTTGGATAGCCATGTGACAGCACTCATTCCTAAATTGCTGATGAACAGGCATCACCTTCTTTTCGTCGCAATGTGTATAACTAAACAACGGAATAGGTTCGGTCATGGTTATTCTCTGAATAGTAATAGATTACGGTCTTTTAGGTTTATGTTGCCCGTTGACAAGCAAGGCATATATCCTGATTGGCAATTCATGGAAGATTACATGAAAACCAAAGAACAACAAATTTTGAAACCCACAATAGAAAAGTTATGCAAACATTTGATAATCAACAACATAATAATGGGGGGGGGGGGGTAA
- a CDS encoding polyprenyl synthetase family protein, translated as MATLDQIQETIKPELAQLNAIIAHTLHSNSALTDHIVKEYLRTKGKQIRPILVLLSGKLFGGVNDKVLYAGAAIELLHNASLIHDDVIDVSSERRGVPTINSVWDNHVAVLVGDYFVAGALKCAEQTHEYRVLNSLSNMGANLSMGEIDQIDNARNHEITEQAYMTIIRRKTASLFVSCVEVGGITAGADDRRLAKLMKYAELLGQCFQIKDDTFDYFHDPIIGKPTGNDLREGKITLPLIYALGRKELPEHDEMNRLVHKATLTDGDIGRLVDYAKASGGIDYAYRVMQRMEKEACQLLDDFEPGPTVDAFKSIFSYIISRNK; from the coding sequence ATGGCAACACTCGACCAAATACAAGAGACTATCAAGCCCGAGCTGGCTCAACTCAATGCAATCATCGCGCACACGCTGCACAGCAACAGCGCCCTCACCGACCACATTGTGAAAGAATATCTGCGCACCAAGGGCAAGCAGATACGCCCCATCCTGGTCTTGCTCAGCGGCAAGCTCTTTGGCGGTGTCAACGACAAGGTGCTCTATGCCGGTGCTGCCATCGAGCTGCTGCACAACGCCTCGCTCATTCACGACGACGTCATCGACGTGAGCTCGGAGCGACGCGGCGTGCCCACCATCAACAGCGTGTGGGACAACCACGTGGCCGTGCTCGTGGGCGACTACTTTGTGGCCGGCGCCCTGAAGTGTGCCGAGCAAACCCACGAGTACCGCGTGCTCAACTCGCTCTCCAACATGGGCGCCAACCTCTCGATGGGCGAAATCGACCAAATCGACAACGCACGCAACCACGAGATCACCGAGCAGGCCTACATGACCATCATACGCCGCAAGACGGCCTCGCTCTTTGTGAGCTGCGTCGAGGTGGGCGGCATCACAGCCGGCGCCGACGACCGGCGCCTGGCCAAGCTCATGAAATATGCCGAGCTGCTGGGCCAGTGCTTCCAAATCAAAGACGACACCTTCGACTACTTTCACGACCCCATCATAGGCAAGCCCACCGGCAACGACCTGCGCGAGGGCAAAATCACCCTGCCGCTCATCTACGCCCTGGGCCGCAAGGAGCTGCCCGAGCACGACGAGATGAACCGCCTCGTGCACAAGGCCACCCTCACCGACGGCGACATAGGCCGCCTGGTCGACTATGCCAAGGCCAGCGGCGGCATCGACTATGCCTACCGCGTGATGCAGCGCATGGAGAAAGAGGCCTGCCAGCTGCTCGACGACTTCGAGCCCGGCCCCACGGTCGACGCCTTCAAGTCGATCTTCTCCTACATCATCTCCCGCAACAAGTAG
- a CDS encoding serine hydrolase domain-containing protein, with translation MYYLNNLVRRILFVIFAMTLLASCTIVRGYMTDGAYGPTSFSYEKRLKDTIVNRSEVFTFEHASQQAGWIDTLHFFNQGKMYSNTTMWEAIGPKTETQGVLIIQKDSIVYEKCTGDITSDKIASVFSVSKSITSLLCGIAVDEGYIKSIDDPVTDYLPELRKANPMWQKLTIRHLLNMQSGLDFDDTYSLSLKLKDIKRLHAMAKLNYGRNIMGQVKKLKFRCEPGTEYRYESMTTEILGIIIERATRRKFADYLEEKVWSPLGMESQAYITYDSKNHHTAHAFGGLALTMLDLAKIGRLYLNKGKWNGKRIVSESWIEQSTLYSRDNEGYHFCWYNTSCIGAEKPEYPGYYALGIRGQVLYVNPYKQLIMVRLGLKDDTYAHIPYLFEQLSNLWPK, from the coding sequence ATGTATTACTTAAATAATCTAGTGAGGAGAATACTTTTTGTTATTTTTGCGATGACCTTGCTGGCATCCTGTACTATTGTGCGAGGCTATATGACTGATGGTGCTTATGGTCCAACGAGTTTCAGTTATGAAAAGAGACTAAAGGATACCATTGTCAATCGTTCCGAAGTCTTCACTTTTGAACATGCATCACAGCAGGCTGGCTGGATTGACACCTTGCATTTCTTTAACCAGGGCAAAATGTATTCCAATACCACAATGTGGGAGGCCATCGGCCCCAAGACCGAGACACAGGGCGTGCTTATTATCCAGAAAGACAGTATCGTTTATGAGAAATGCACGGGAGATATTACATCAGACAAGATTGCAAGCGTGTTCTCAGTCTCTAAGTCCATTACGTCGCTGCTCTGTGGCATTGCGGTGGATGAGGGGTATATCAAGAGCATAGATGATCCGGTAACGGATTACCTGCCGGAGCTAAGGAAGGCGAATCCAATGTGGCAGAAACTCACGATCCGGCACCTGCTGAATATGCAAAGTGGCTTAGACTTCGACGACACCTATTCGCTGAGCTTGAAGCTAAAAGATATCAAACGCTTGCACGCAATGGCCAAACTAAACTATGGGCGCAACATCATGGGGCAAGTCAAAAAGTTGAAATTTCGTTGCGAGCCTGGTACGGAGTATCGATACGAGAGTATGACTACAGAGATACTGGGAATCATTATCGAGAGAGCTACTCGGCGTAAATTTGCAGATTACCTTGAAGAAAAGGTATGGTCGCCTCTCGGTATGGAGTCGCAGGCATACATAACTTATGACAGCAAGAATCACCACACAGCACACGCTTTCGGGGGACTAGCCTTGACGATGCTGGATTTGGCGAAAATCGGCCGGCTGTATCTGAACAAAGGGAAATGGAATGGCAAAAGGATTGTCAGCGAATCTTGGATTGAGCAATCGACATTGTATTCACGGGATAATGAAGGATACCATTTCTGCTGGTACAATACCAGTTGTATAGGCGCTGAAAAGCCAGAGTACCCCGGATATTATGCTTTGGGCATCCGTGGTCAGGTACTCTATGTGAATCCTTATAAACAATTGATTATGGTAAGGTTGGGGCTGAAAGATGATACTTATGCCCATATCCCTTATCTATTTGAGCAACTGAGCAATCTTTGGCCGAAATAA
- the polA gene encoding DNA polymerase I codes for MEQKRLFLLDAYALIFRAYYALLRNPRFTSTGINTSAIFGFVNTLQELLKHQSPSHIAVCFDPGGKTFRHEAYAQYKANRSATPEGILVAVPYIKEILKAYNIKVLQVDGYEADDVIGSMTKLAYAHGFDTYMVTGDKDLGQLVNDRTRIFHPGKNEVLGVKEIDELYGLQSPVQVIDLLGLMGDTADNIPGCPGVGPKTAEKLIQQYGSIENLLEHTGELKGSLKKKIEDNREQIVFSKFLATIKTDVPLDWDEEALRRVPVDYVALRKVFAELEFKTLTTRIIDHGEANAGLDGVPLPAAPAGSQPSLFGSEAPAPVEATPAATIKSHEHDYRLIADLDEARAYVAGLMQGQGDIGLHIVAQGQEAMRAHILGFALCGERYHAAYLPLDDFGWMIDVVRPLLAGSRRLVSNDVKRDMVMLHAHGVAWSAPYYDTGVAHYLLQPERNHDTASIAATLVGYAAMSPDDYLGPKGRGQKQLSQLKPEKLSQVACELADLCLWLPPVLDRQLDHEGMTHLLTDIEQPLVEVLASMEMTGARVDVKALADYSVKLTAQVERLEQECYDLAGEHFNTASPSQVGVILFDKLHLDDKAKKTKSGQYSTTEEILVRLRDRHPLVSKILELRGIRKLLSTYVNALPELINPRTGRIHTTYNQTVTATGRLSSTNPNLQNIPVRTDEGKEIRKAFIPSDGNVFFSADYSQIELRLVADFSHDATMLDAFKHGQDIHAITASKIYHEPLESVTPEQRRKAKTANFGILYGISAFGLAQRLDIPRSEAKELIDGYYATFPQVRAYIDRTVAQAKEKGYVTTLYGRRRMLPDINSRNAVVRQFSERNAVNAPIQGTAADVIKIAMVAIYRRFKLEGLKSKMILQVHDELNFDVVPGELETVQRIVVDEMENAYHGDVRLTASHGVAGNWLDAH; via the coding sequence ATGGAACAAAAGCGACTATTCCTGCTCGATGCCTATGCGTTGATATTCCGTGCCTACTACGCGCTGCTGCGCAACCCGCGGTTCACGAGCACAGGCATCAACACCTCGGCCATCTTCGGCTTTGTCAACACCTTGCAAGAGCTGCTCAAGCATCAGTCGCCGAGCCACATCGCTGTGTGCTTCGACCCTGGGGGCAAGACCTTCAGGCACGAAGCCTATGCGCAGTACAAGGCCAACCGCAGCGCCACGCCCGAGGGCATACTGGTGGCTGTGCCCTACATCAAGGAGATACTCAAGGCCTATAATATAAAGGTGCTGCAGGTCGACGGCTATGAGGCCGACGACGTGATAGGCTCGATGACCAAGCTGGCCTATGCCCACGGCTTCGACACCTATATGGTGACGGGCGACAAGGACCTGGGGCAGCTGGTGAACGACCGCACCCGCATCTTCCACCCCGGCAAGAACGAGGTGCTGGGCGTGAAGGAAATCGACGAGCTCTATGGCTTGCAAAGCCCTGTGCAGGTCATCGACCTGCTGGGGCTGATGGGCGACACGGCCGACAACATACCGGGCTGCCCGGGTGTGGGCCCCAAGACGGCCGAGAAGCTCATACAGCAATACGGCAGCATCGAGAACCTGCTCGAGCACACCGGCGAGCTCAAGGGCAGCCTCAAGAAAAAGATCGAAGACAACCGGGAGCAGATTGTGTTTTCCAAGTTTCTGGCCACCATCAAGACCGATGTGCCCCTCGACTGGGACGAGGAGGCCTTGCGGCGTGTGCCGGTCGACTATGTGGCACTGCGCAAGGTGTTTGCCGAGCTGGAATTCAAGACGCTGACCACGCGCATCATCGACCACGGCGAGGCCAACGCGGGGCTCGATGGGGTGCCGCTGCCCGCTGCCCCGGCTGGGAGCCAGCCCTCGCTCTTCGGCAGCGAGGCGCCCGCGCCGGTCGAGGCCACGCCGGCAGCCACCATCAAGTCGCACGAGCACGACTACCGGCTCATCGCCGACCTCGACGAGGCCAGGGCCTATGTGGCCGGGCTCATGCAGGGGCAGGGCGACATAGGGTTGCACATCGTGGCCCAGGGCCAGGAGGCCATGAGGGCGCACATCCTGGGCTTTGCCCTGTGTGGCGAGCGCTACCATGCGGCCTACTTGCCGCTCGACGACTTCGGGTGGATGATCGACGTGGTGAGGCCCCTGCTGGCCGGCAGCCGCCGCCTGGTGAGCAACGACGTGAAGCGCGACATGGTGATGTTGCATGCCCACGGCGTGGCCTGGAGTGCCCCCTACTACGACACGGGCGTGGCCCACTACCTGCTGCAGCCCGAGCGCAACCACGACACGGCCAGCATTGCCGCCACGCTCGTTGGCTATGCCGCCATGAGCCCCGACGACTACCTGGGGCCCAAGGGGCGCGGCCAGAAGCAGCTGAGCCAGCTCAAGCCCGAGAAGCTCTCGCAGGTGGCCTGCGAGCTGGCCGACCTGTGCCTGTGGCTGCCCCCGGTGCTCGACCGGCAGCTCGACCACGAGGGCATGACCCACTTGCTCACCGATATTGAGCAACCCCTGGTCGAGGTGCTGGCCTCGATGGAGATGACCGGCGCCCGCGTCGACGTGAAAGCCCTGGCCGACTACTCGGTGAAGCTCACCGCCCAGGTCGAGCGCCTGGAGCAGGAGTGCTATGACCTGGCCGGCGAGCACTTCAACACGGCCTCGCCCTCGCAGGTGGGTGTGATCCTCTTCGACAAGCTGCACCTCGACGACAAGGCCAAGAAGACCAAGTCGGGGCAGTATTCCACCACCGAGGAGATACTCGTGCGCCTGCGCGACAGGCACCCGCTGGTGTCGAAGATACTGGAGCTGCGCGGCATCAGGAAGCTGCTCTCGACCTACGTCAACGCCCTGCCCGAGCTCATCAACCCCCGCACGGGCCGCATCCACACCACCTACAACCAGACGGTGACCGCCACGGGCCGGCTCTCGTCGACCAACCCCAACTTGCAGAATATACCCGTGCGCACCGACGAGGGCAAGGAAATACGCAAGGCGTTTATCCCCAGCGACGGCAACGTGTTTTTCAGTGCCGACTACTCGCAAATCGAGCTGCGCCTGGTGGCCGACTTCAGCCACGACGCCACCATGCTCGATGCCTTCAAGCACGGGCAGGACATCCACGCCATCACGGCCTCCAAGATCTACCACGAGCCGCTCGAGAGCGTCACCCCCGAGCAGCGCCGCAAGGCCAAGACGGCCAACTTCGGCATTCTCTACGGCATCTCGGCCTTCGGGCTGGCCCAGCGCCTCGACATACCGCGCAGCGAGGCCAAGGAGCTCATCGACGGCTACTATGCCACCTTCCCCCAGGTGCGGGCCTACATCGATCGCACGGTGGCCCAGGCCAAGGAAAAGGGCTATGTGACCACGCTCTACGGCCGGCGGCGCATGTTGCCCGACATCAACTCGCGCAACGCCGTGGTGCGCCAGTTCAGCGAGCGCAACGCCGTGAACGCGCCCATACAGGGCACTGCGGCCGACGTCATCAAGATTGCCATGGTGGCCATCTACCGCCGCTTCAAGCTCGAGGGCCTGAAGTCGAAGATGATATTGCAGGTGCACGACGAGTTGAACTTCGACGTCGTGCCCGGCGAGCTCGAGACGGTGCAGCGCATCGTGGTCGATGAGATGGAAAATGCCTATCATGGCGATGTGCGCCTCACGGCCAGCCACGGTGTGGCCGGCAACTGGCTCGACGCGCATTGA
- the mscL gene encoding large conductance mechanosensitive channel protein MscL, whose amino-acid sequence MSKFLTEFKEFAMKGNVIDMAVGVIIGGAFGKIVSSLVDNVLMPVLGMITGGLDFSSLDVKVGDATLKYGIFLQNVIDFLIIAFCIFLMIKGINKLMHKKKQEEAPAPAEPSAQEKLLAEIRDLLKQQQQK is encoded by the coding sequence ATGAGTAAATTTTTAACTGAATTTAAAGAGTTTGCCATGAAGGGCAACGTCATCGACATGGCCGTGGGCGTGATCATAGGCGGTGCCTTTGGCAAGATTGTGTCGTCGCTGGTCGACAACGTGCTCATGCCTGTGCTGGGCATGATCACCGGCGGCCTCGACTTCTCGAGCCTCGACGTGAAAGTGGGCGACGCCACCCTCAAGTATGGCATCTTCCTGCAAAACGTGATCGACTTTCTCATCATCGCCTTCTGCATCTTCCTCATGATCAAGGGCATCAACAAGCTCATGCACAAGAAGAAACAGGAGGAAGCCCCCGCCCCCGCCGAGCCCAGCGCTCAGGAGAAACTCCTGGCCGAGATACGCGACCTCTTGAAGCAGCAGCAGCAGAAGTGA
- a CDS encoding TIGR00730 family Rossman fold protein produces the protein METRGKICIFGASSSRIERTYTDAAYELGRLMAQHGWSCINGAGSEGLMRAVSDGVLDAGGTVTGVIPKFMVDNGWNYDRLTHTILTANMHERKQRMAHMADAFIALPGGCGTIEELMEVFTWRQLGLIAKPIALLNTIGFWTPLIDMVERCIKQGFMKASHEQLWHVAETPQQVLEELEREIETGIVPAESKY, from the coding sequence ATGGAGACGAGAGGCAAGATATGCATTTTCGGGGCGTCGAGCAGCCGCATCGAGCGCACCTATACCGACGCTGCCTATGAGCTGGGGCGTCTCATGGCCCAGCACGGCTGGAGCTGCATCAACGGCGCCGGCAGCGAGGGCCTGATGCGTGCCGTGAGCGACGGCGTGCTCGACGCAGGCGGCACCGTGACCGGCGTGATACCCAAGTTTATGGTCGACAATGGCTGGAACTACGACCGCCTCACCCACACCATCCTCACTGCCAACATGCACGAGCGCAAGCAGCGCATGGCCCACATGGCCGATGCCTTCATCGCCCTGCCTGGCGGCTGCGGCACCATCGAGGAGCTCATGGAAGTGTTCACCTGGCGCCAGCTGGGCCTCATCGCCAAGCCCATAGCCCTGCTCAACACCATAGGCTTCTGGACCCCGCTGATCGACATGGTGGAGCGCTGCATCAAGCAGGGCTTCATGAAAGCCTCTCACGAGCAGCTGTGGCACGTGGCCGAGACCCCGCAGCAGGTGCTCGAGGAGCTGGAACGCGAAATCGAGACGGGCATTGTGCCCGCCGAGTCGAAATATTGA
- a CDS encoding hepatitis A virus cellular receptor 1 produces MRKRLLQLTMLAIVATLGLALTSCEDEDIAYTLEGTWEGNTYMYSYYNDAYYQSTYSYVDFSRDPFTYTSGTGHWIDYYSNAPWDYVANHIYWQVDNGVISIHFEEDNYTISIERYHLNDNHFTGTIYWNRDNDRNFDLVHTSSPNWNSYTWGTGWNYYYAPAAKGDKAKARGNAERPQRVFNPQNIDPARVVK; encoded by the coding sequence ATGAGAAAGAGACTACTACAATTGACGATGCTGGCCATAGTGGCCACACTGGGCCTGGCTCTCACCAGCTGCGAGGACGAGGATATCGCCTACACGCTCGAGGGCACGTGGGAAGGCAATACCTACATGTATTCCTACTACAACGATGCCTATTACCAGTCGACCTACAGCTATGTCGACTTCTCTCGCGACCCCTTCACCTACACCTCGGGCACCGGGCACTGGATCGACTACTACAGCAATGCCCCCTGGGACTACGTGGCCAACCACATCTACTGGCAGGTCGACAACGGGGTGATCAGCATCCACTTCGAGGAAGACAACTACACCATCTCTATCGAGCGCTACCACCTCAACGACAACCACTTCACGGGCACGATATACTGGAACCGCGACAACGACCGCAACTTCGACCTGGTGCACACGAGCTCGCCCAACTGGAACAGCTATACCTGGGGCACCGGCTGGAACTACTACTATGCCCCGGCCGCCAAGGGCGACAAAGCCAAGGCTCGCGGCAACGCCGAGCGACCGCAGCGCGTGTTCAACCCGCAGAACATCGACCCGGCCCGGGTGGTGAAATAG